Proteins from a single region of Nerophis ophidion isolate RoL-2023_Sa linkage group LG10, RoL_Noph_v1.0, whole genome shotgun sequence:
- the nat8l gene encoding N-acetylaspartate synthetase isoform X1: protein MNTMLYLGAKRSRPLCGAPPRPARVRPKTRGGTRSSSASSSAATRRRCGASFTRASWRGYRTLRLGGSGSKAKPSFSTLFSQVSFVFTFHFSLVMCFSMTKSFTLTCCAPLVLMGARYYYSWKVIHNYLDHALHTDMADIEAYYMKPTGSCFWVAVLDGCVVGIVAAQGREDDNAVELRRMSVDSRYRGKGIAKALGRRVLEFAVRNNYGSVVLGTTAVKMAAHKLYESLGFRRTGQSDDYRLPGMSRSALERLFFQIRYSRYRLQLREE, encoded by the exons ATGAACACGATGCTATACCTGGGAGCAAAAAGGAGCCGCCCATTATGTGGAGCGCCACCGCGTCCGGCCCGAGTGAGGCCAAAGACGCGCGGCGGGACGCGGTCTTCATCCGCGAGTTCGAGCGCGGCGACCAGGAGGAGGTGCGGCGCATCTTTTACGAGGGCATCATGGAGAGGATACCGAACACTGCGTTTAGGGGGATCCGGCAGCAAAGCCAAACCCAGTTTTTCTACGCTCTTCTCACAG GTTTCCTTTGTTTTTACCTTCCATTTCTCTCTAGTAATGTGCTTTTCTATGACCAAATCCTTCACACTGACCTGCTGCGCCCCGCTCGTTCTCATGGGCGCTCGCTACTACTACAGCTGGAAAGTCATCCACAACTATCTGGATCACGCCCTGCACACCGACATGGCTGACATTGAGGCCTATTACATGAAACCCACAG GCTCTTGTTTCTGGGTAGCAGTGCTGGACGGATGCGTTGTGGGCATCGTGGCGGCACAAGGCCGTGAGGATGACAACGCAGTGGAGCTGCGACGCATGTCCGTGGATTCTCGCTACCGCGGCAAAGGCATCGCCAAGGCCCTGGGTAGACGTGTTCTGGAGTTTGCGGTGCGCAACAACTATGGTTCCGTGGTACTGGGCACCACAGCTGTTAAGATGGCCGCCCATAAGCTGTACGAATCGCTCGGCTTCCGCCGAACAGGCCAAAGCGATGACTACAGGCTTCCTGGTATGAGCCGGTCGGCACTGGAGAGGCTCTTCTTCCAGATCCGATACAGCCGGTACCGCTTGCAGCTCCGTGAGGAGTGA
- the nat8l gene encoding N-acetylaspartate synthetase isoform X2 produces MHCSSPKMVCETKIVADEHDAIPGSKKEPPIMWSATASGPSEAKDARRDAVFIREFERGDQEEVRRIFYEGIMERIPNTAFRGIRQQSQTQFFYALLTVMCFSMTKSFTLTCCAPLVLMGARYYYSWKVIHNYLDHALHTDMADIEAYYMKPTGSCFWVAVLDGCVVGIVAAQGREDDNAVELRRMSVDSRYRGKGIAKALGRRVLEFAVRNNYGSVVLGTTAVKMAAHKLYESLGFRRTGQSDDYRLPGMSRSALERLFFQIRYSRYRLQLREE; encoded by the exons ATGCATTGTTCGTCTCCCAAAATGGTTTGCGAGACTAAAATAGTAGCGGATGAACACGATGCTATACCTGGGAGCAAAAAGGAGCCGCCCATTATGTGGAGCGCCACCGCGTCCGGCCCGAGTGAGGCCAAAGACGCGCGGCGGGACGCGGTCTTCATCCGCGAGTTCGAGCGCGGCGACCAGGAGGAGGTGCGGCGCATCTTTTACGAGGGCATCATGGAGAGGATACCGAACACTGCGTTTAGGGGGATCCGGCAGCAAAGCCAAACCCAGTTTTTCTACGCTCTTCTCACAG TAATGTGCTTTTCTATGACCAAATCCTTCACACTGACCTGCTGCGCCCCGCTCGTTCTCATGGGCGCTCGCTACTACTACAGCTGGAAAGTCATCCACAACTATCTGGATCACGCCCTGCACACCGACATGGCTGACATTGAGGCCTATTACATGAAACCCACAG GCTCTTGTTTCTGGGTAGCAGTGCTGGACGGATGCGTTGTGGGCATCGTGGCGGCACAAGGCCGTGAGGATGACAACGCAGTGGAGCTGCGACGCATGTCCGTGGATTCTCGCTACCGCGGCAAAGGCATCGCCAAGGCCCTGGGTAGACGTGTTCTGGAGTTTGCGGTGCGCAACAACTATGGTTCCGTGGTACTGGGCACCACAGCTGTTAAGATGGCCGCCCATAAGCTGTACGAATCGCTCGGCTTCCGCCGAACAGGCCAAAGCGATGACTACAGGCTTCCTGGTATGAGCCGGTCGGCACTGGAGAGGCTCTTCTTCCAGATCCGATACAGCCGGTACCGCTTGCAGCTCCGTGAGGAGTGA